The following are encoded together in the Lathyrus oleraceus cultivar Zhongwan6 chromosome 3, CAAS_Psat_ZW6_1.0, whole genome shotgun sequence genome:
- the LOC127129816 gene encoding uncharacterized protein LOC127129816, with product MDGFIDMAAICVFLTGNPLPTLLVDVYYYMSHRYTKKKGMIACCAPLLYQWFLEHLPKTGVWVEQTNISWPQRLGSHRSKDLSWYSKEYINMDIIFSCGDFPNLPLIGTQGCVNSNPVLSLRQLGYPMEGPPEARSLEAFLLLDFGVENPSLFQRIREVWENVNRKGKADLGRENGITKEPYFHRVKERVEMIKMPFVIRTPVPLPEPKITHVPIEEVEELNITMAKLEKENEELKIKLQQIINEKNTMKWELERKDA from the coding sequence ATGGATGGTTTCATAGACATGGCTGCTATTTGTGTTTTCCTTACTGGAAACCCATTACCCACTTTGTTAGTTGATGTTTACTATTACATGAGCCATAGGTACACCAAGAAGAAAGGAAtgattgcttgttgtgctcctttaCTATATCAGTGGTTTCTTGAGCATCTTCCAAAGACAGGTGTTTGGGTAGAACAGACAAATATTAGTTGGCCTCAGAGATTGGGATCACATCGATCCAAAGATCTTTCTTGGTATTCCAAAGAATACATCAACATGGACATCATATTCAGCTGTGGAGATTTCCCTAATCTACCACTTATTGGAACTCAAGGATGCGTGAATTCTAACCCGGTTTTATCACTAAGACAGCTTGGCTACCCAATGGAAGGCCCTCCAGAGGCAAGGtctttggaagctttcttgttGCTTGACTTTGGGGTTGAGAATCCTAGCTTGTTCCAAAGAATCAGAGAGGTTTGGGAGAATGTCAATCGAAAAGGGAAAGCTGATTTGGGGAGGGAaaatgggattacaaaagaaccatattttcaCCGGGTAAAGGAAAGGGTGGAGATGATCAAAATGCCATTTGTCATTCGGACACCTGTACCTCTTCCTGAACCTAAGATCACCCATGTCCCTATTGAAGAAGTGGAGGAACTCAATATAACCATGGCAAAgctagaaaaagagaatgaagagttgAAGATAAAACTGCAACAAATCATCAATGAGAAAAATACCATGAAGTGGGAGCTTGAGAGAAAGGATGCATAA
- the LOC127129815 gene encoding uncharacterized protein LOC127129815, with protein MGALGHTLENCFAFQNQVQDLIEAKAVSFTPRRPNVNTNPMPTHKDASISAIEESDQGKLIRKVEEIQTPIARIGAQLLKSGLIPEKLVAEENNKKLRNFIQQMLDLGELQINGRVKSKRQEETAVMDIPYDEVNVEIPISPLVIEFPAPFAYEDEKAVPWIYQPRAFKQGQEYQPLMINEPNVTSIMGPAGMTRSDQVFAPRTDDTSAKAKGKEAVVQIPVPNQEMQDMHLSPKAAVTREEAEEFLRIIKKSDYKVVDQLSQTPSKISMLSLLLDSEAHKNSLLKVLSAAHITKDITIKQFDDVIACVTTGIFLGFNDDELPVEGKNHNKALRISLKCIDTILLRVLVDTGSSLNVMPKTTLTKLPMEGISMKPNTLIVKAFDGSR; from the coding sequence ATGGGAGCACTTGGTCATACCTTGGAGAATTGTTTCGCATTTCAAAATCaggtacaagacttgatcgaagcAAAGGCAGTCTCTTTCACTCCGAGACGCCCGAATGTGAACACCAATCCTATGCCAACACATAAGGATGCTTCCAtcagtgccattgaggagagtgatcAAGGTAAATTGATCcgtaaggttgaagagattcaaacccctatcGCTAGGATAGGAGCACAATTGCTGAAGAGTGGTCTAATCCCGGAGAAGCTAGTTGCTGAAGAGAACAATAAAAAGTTGAGgaattttatacaacaaatgtTGGATCTAGGCGAGTTACAGATAAATGGTCGTGTCAAGAGCAAGCGCCAGGAAGAGACAGCCGTGATGGACATCCCTTATGATGAGGTTAATGTGGAAATACCTATAAGCCCATTGGTGATAGAGTTTCCAGCACCGTTCGCATATGAAGATGAGAAGGCAGTCCCGTGGATATATCAacccagagcttttaagcaggggcaGGAATACCAACCTTTGATGATCAACGAACCAAATGTCACCTCGATTATGGGCCCGGCAGGAATGACACGTAGTGACCAAGTGTTCGCACCAAGGACTGATGATACTTCTGCAAAAGCTAAAGGAAAGGAAGCTGTTGTCCAGATCCCTGTCCCTAATCAAGAAATGCAAGACATGCACCTGTCTCCTAAAGCTGCAGTCACTCGTGAAGAGGCCGAGGAATTTCTGaggataatcaagaagagtgattataaaGTGGTGGACCAACTGAGTCAAACACCTTCAAAAATATCCATGTTATCTTTATTGCTCGACTCAGAAGCACACAAGAATTCGTTGTTGAAAGTATTGAGCGCCGCTCATATCACGAAAGACATAACGATAAAACAGTTTGACGATGTGATAGCTTGTGTGACCACTGGAATTTTTTTGGGTTTTAATGATGATGAACTGCCAGTCgagggaaagaaccataacaaggccctaCGTATCTCCTTGAAGTGCATAGATACTATACTATTAAGGGTGTTAGTAGACACAGGTTCCTCGTTGAATGTCATGCCGAAGACCACTTTGACAAAGCTGCCAATGGAAGGGATAAGTATGAAGCCCAACACCCTAATTGTAAAggcatttgatggctcaaggtga